The following proteins come from a genomic window of Trifolium pratense cultivar HEN17-A07 linkage group LG4, ARS_RC_1.1, whole genome shotgun sequence:
- the LOC123882271 gene encoding ubiquitin C-terminal hydrolase 12-like — protein MTETCHYTIIKVVRDEDLAEQIGKDIYFDLVDFDKVRSFRVKKYTSFHDFKEYVANEFGIPARFQSFWIWTKRENQSFRPLRPLTHIEEAGTVGQLIKLTKADKAAYHLFLQVEHGLDLCPIAPLNKRKDDDILLFFKLYDPEKEELRYVGRLFVKCSGKPSEILTKLNNLAGYDSDEEIELYEEIMFEPNVMCYPVDEKLTFNENQLENGDIICFQKASEMVNEKHLRYPDVPSFLEYVHSQVSFSSSDTESKDEESVSESSEEEIKNIIDSDEIEAMIAEDAIGAIDRVLAEGISVSLQSMHSIQVSRQSLKVQELRDIVFKEDLFEKFKEGLTPNVIFNAFKEKIDANAYVFSSRQLGNINAVVNLLNNIVRMLEKLENLKKVLDSAKTSTDQNNQALKVKRQKILASNTSCTIQQTRLNQITDPKAKIAMKSLNKEVKSIFHRLADDHIKLKSVEDKIQEAQIDLESHEKLYQFFKENPPF, from the exons atgaCTGAGACTTGCCACTACACTATTATAAAG GTGGTACGAGATGAAGACCTTGCAGAACAGATTGGAAAGGATATATATTTTGATCTTGTAGACTTTGACAAAGTGAGGAGTTTTCGTGTTAAAAAGTATACATCATTTCACGATTTCAAG GAATATGTTGCTAACGAGTTTGGTATACCAGCTCGATTCCAGAGCTTTTGGATATGGACAAAGCGTGAAAACCAATCATTTCGTCCTTTGAGGCCATTGACGCACATTGAGGAAGCAGGAACT GTTGGACAACTTATTAAATTAACAAAGGCCGACAAAGCAGCATACCATTTGTTTTTGCAAGTCGAGCATGGGCTG GATTTATGTCCCATTGCACCACTAAATAAGAGAAAGGATGATGATATATTGCTTTTTTTCAAGTTATATGATCCTGAAAAAGAGGAGCTACG TTATGTTGGAAGGCTCTTTGTGAAATGTAGTGGCAAGCCATCAGAAATCTTAACGAAGTTAAATAATTTGGCTGGATATGATTCAGATGAAGAGATAGAACTTTATGAG GAGATTATGTTTGAACCAAATGTCATGTGTTATCCTGTTGATGAGAAATTAACATTTAACGAAAACCAG TtagaaaatggtgatattataTGCTTTCAGAAAGCTTCTGAAATGGTTAATGAGAAACATTTACGCTATCCTGACGTGCCTTCATTCTTGGAATACGTGCACAGCCAG gtttctttttcttcatcagaCACAGAATCTAAAGATGAAGAATCTGTCTCGGAATCATCCGAGGAAGAAATCAAAAACATTATAGACTCGGATGAAATTGAAGCTATGATAGCTGAGGATGCCATTGGTGCAATTGACAGAGTTTTAGCAGAAGGGATTTCTGTTTCATTACAATCTATGCATTCTATCCAAGTCTCAAGACAAAGTCTCAAAGTTCAGGAATTGAGGGATATCGTCTTTAAAGAAGACttgtttgaaaaatttaaagaaGGTCTCACTCCTAATGTTATCTTCAATGCATTTAAGGAAAAAATTGATGCTAATGCTTATGTGTTCTCCTCTCGCCAATTAGGAAACATCAACGCTGTTGTTAACCTTCTCAACAACATTGTGAGGATGTTGGAGAAACTcgaaaatttgaaaaaagtgCTAGACTCAGCTAAGACGAGCACTGACCAAAATAATCAAGCATTGAAGgttaaaagacaaaaaatattgGCCTCAAATACTTCCTGCACAATTCAACAAACACGGCTCAACCAGATTACTGATCCTAAAGCTAAAATTGCCATGAAATCTTTGAACAAAGAAGTTAAATCCATTTTCCATCGCCTCGCTGATGATCATATCAAGTTGAAAAGCGTCGAAGATAAAATTCAAGAGGCTCAAATTGACTTGGAAAGCCATGAGAAGCTCTATCAGTTCTTTAAGGAAAACCCTCCATTTTGA
- the LOC123922651 gene encoding ubiquitin C-terminal hydrolase 12-like, with protein sequence MTETCLYTIIKVTQDEDLAEQIGKDIYFDLVDHDKVRSFRVQKDMSFNVFKEDVAKEFGIPVRFQRFWLWAKRQNHTFLPSRPLTHVGDAQSVRKLTRVQNVEKAELKLFLEVHCSIAQLNMIKDDILLFLKYVGRLLVNLTGKPSEILTRLNILAGYDPDEVIILYEVFYSPLAAESEDKESFDEQNKNIIAEDTNVDKIIEAQQSKEVIETTHDEGTSKSNTSKLVSLDMEEIDAMIDEDVIAAIDKVLYRLW encoded by the exons ATGACTGAGACTTGCCTCTACACTATTATAAAG GTTACACAAGATGAAGACCTTGCAGAACAGATTGGAAAGGATATATATTTTGACCTTGTAGACCATGATAAAGTGAGGAGTTTCCGTGTTCAAAAGGATATGTCATTTAACGTTTTCAAG GAAGATGTTGCTAAAGAGTTTGGCATACCAGTTCGATTCCAGCGCTTTTGGCTATGGGCAAAGCGTCAAAACCATACATTTCTTCCTTCGAGACCATTGACACACGTTGGGGATGCACAATCT GTTAGAAAATTGACGAGGGTCCAAAATGTTGAAAAAGCagaattaaaattgtttttggaaGTTCATTGCTCCATAGCACAGCTCAATATGATAAAGGAtgatatattactttttttaaa ATATGTTGGAAGGCTCTTAGTGAACCTTACTGGCAAGCCATCAGAAATCTTAACAAGGTTAAATATATTGGCTGGCTATGATCCTGACGAAGTGATTATACTTTATGAG gtTTTTTATTCTCCCTTAGCCGCAGAATCCGAAGATAAAGAGTCATTTGATgagcaaaacaaaaacattatagCTGAAGACACAAATGTTGACAAAATTATTGAAGCTCAACAGTCAAAAGAGGTCATAGAGACCACTCATGATGAAGGTACCAGCAAATCCAACACTTCAAAATTAGTCAGCTTGGACATGGAAGAAATTGATGCTATGATAGATGAAGATGTCATTGCTGCAATCGATAAAGTTTTATATCGATTATGGTAG